A window of Methanolobus sediminis contains these coding sequences:
- the ppcA gene encoding phosphoenolpyruvate carboxylase: MNKNNDHPKIMCTQHPDTASKYVSTQEEPEEALEAATIFGCDEYMPDYEGKATPYHQNVQIVSKFIEETDLVPGQDFFITPRAPSAVQENRFRQLMVMMSIAEANQMALEYSDVQAIDEFVHPMTESVREIIEAQQHMVDVSDLAKKEFGSSMDVPRIVPLIEDAPALLHAKELTKETILSWDEHFGTAPEKFRVFLGKSDSALSFGHVVSALSCKYAINSIAELNTEIDTRTGVILGAGSLPFRGHLDLKNAENFFNEYKGIGTITLQSAIRHDNDKGDAKALVKLAKERLPEIPDIYSVEEKEEMVNIMGIFGARYNRILGELALTVNRIAELLPQQRDRLLNKGRNGYSRTALDISGITCLCRSDIAKELKSSMPAEGLNLPRAIKFTGALYSIGLPPEFIGTGLALEDTRRELGEKAFDKLLTKYYSSLKGDLDLASRYLNLNVASRFLSEACLKEVNKDIEILEDILDIEASPDPSYNILLEMMQPELLKTGDHMDEEVSQLFCSSITKMGKLRQALG; the protein is encoded by the coding sequence ATGAACAAGAATAACGATCATCCAAAAATAATGTGCACCCAGCACCCGGACACTGCATCAAAGTACGTCTCAACACAGGAAGAGCCTGAAGAAGCTCTGGAGGCTGCAACCATATTCGGCTGTGATGAATATATGCCGGATTATGAAGGTAAGGCGACACCTTATCATCAGAATGTCCAGATAGTATCAAAATTCATAGAAGAAACGGATCTTGTTCCGGGTCAAGACTTTTTTATCACTCCCAGGGCTCCGAGTGCAGTTCAGGAAAATCGATTCAGGCAACTAATGGTTATGATGTCCATTGCCGAGGCTAACCAGATGGCACTTGAATATTCGGATGTGCAGGCTATTGATGAATTCGTACATCCGATGACTGAATCTGTCAGGGAGATCATTGAAGCCCAACAGCACATGGTTGATGTAAGTGATCTTGCAAAAAAAGAGTTTGGTTCATCAATGGATGTTCCACGCATTGTTCCTCTAATAGAGGATGCTCCTGCACTGCTGCATGCAAAGGAACTGACAAAGGAAACTATACTTTCCTGGGATGAGCATTTTGGAACGGCTCCTGAAAAGTTCAGGGTCTTCCTGGGAAAGTCTGACTCAGCTTTATCTTTTGGTCATGTTGTAAGTGCGCTTTCATGTAAATATGCCATCAATTCAATTGCGGAATTGAACACTGAGATCGACACAAGGACGGGTGTTATCCTGGGAGCAGGATCCCTTCCTTTCAGAGGGCATCTTGATCTGAAGAATGCAGAAAATTTCTTCAATGAGTATAAGGGCATAGGGACCATTACTCTTCAGTCAGCTATCCGACATGACAACGATAAAGGGGATGCAAAAGCTCTGGTAAAACTTGCAAAAGAAAGACTTCCGGAGATACCCGACATATATTCAGTCGAAGAGAAAGAAGAAATGGTTAATATCATGGGGATATTCGGAGCAAGATATAATAGAATTCTCGGAGAACTGGCCCTGACAGTGAACAGGATCGCTGAACTACTTCCACAGCAACGGGACCGTTTGCTGAACAAGGGCAGGAATGGATATTCCAGGACTGCTCTGGATATCTCCGGCATAACATGTCTTTGTCGCAGTGACATTGCAAAAGAACTTAAAAGCAGCATGCCGGCCGAAGGCCTGAATCTGCCAAGGGCTATTAAATTCACGGGTGCTCTTTATTCCATAGGCCTGCCACCGGAGTTCATAGGCACTGGCCTTGCTCTTGAAGATACCAGAAGGGAACTTGGAGAAAAAGCTTTTGATAAGTTACTTACTAAATATTATTCATCTCTAAAGGGCGATCTTGATCTCGCATCACGATACCTGAATCTCAATGTTGCATCCCGCTTCCTTTCAGAAGCATGCTTGAAAGAGGTCAATAAAGATATTGAGATACTGGAAGATATTCTGGATATTGAGGCAAGTCCTGACCCTTCATATAATATTCTTCTGGAAATGATGCAGCCTGAGCTTCTCAAGACGGGGGATCATATGGATGAGGAAGTATCACAACTGTTTTGCTCATCTATTACAAAAATGGGTAAATTAAGGCAAGCTCTGGGATAA
- a CDS encoding sulfurtransferase TusA family protein, translating into MEHSSIELDLKGEVCPLTFVKTKLYMEGLKSGEQLTVIFSSESAASSVPKSVKDEGHTILGIDQEDKDTWKVHIKKA; encoded by the coding sequence ATGGAACATAGCTCAATTGAACTCGATCTGAAAGGGGAGGTCTGCCCTCTTACTTTCGTAAAAACAAAACTCTATATGGAAGGACTGAAAAGCGGTGAACAGCTGACAGTGATATTCAGCTCTGAATCAGCGGCATCAAGCGTTCCAAAAAGCGTAAAGGATGAGGGACATACGATACTTGGGATCGATCAGGAAGACAAAGATACATGGAAAGTGCACATAAAAAAGGCCTGA
- a CDS encoding inorganic phosphate transporter, whose protein sequence is MIIALAAIVSAIFMGINVGGNNAAASMGAAYGAKARTKSQAVILIAIFSLLGAVISGGDVVRTLGEGIIPGNTITLMAAVIAISAAALSLFIGNILRVPVSASQSAVGSIVGIGIFFGVLDTDLLSHIIGWWVVTPVLAFALAFICGKFIHPKLVLWLMDHESEEKIRSIIGKLLTASGCYVAYSAGANNAASAVGPLVGAGFFDQTTGTIIGGLTLGVGALIIGGRILQTVGDDITELCIIRAIFIEVIAAIIVHGASHAGIPVSLGQIVPAAIIGIGCANEGFNTVKNKTVKRIFLMWITSPLIAGLIAYIAMKVIS, encoded by the coding sequence ATGATCATAGCGCTGGCTGCAATTGTATCTGCAATATTTATGGGAATTAACGTTGGAGGAAATAATGCAGCCGCTTCCATGGGAGCAGCGTATGGTGCAAAGGCCCGTACCAAAAGCCAGGCTGTGATCCTGATAGCCATATTCTCCCTTTTAGGAGCAGTGATCAGCGGTGGTGATGTTGTCAGGACACTTGGGGAAGGTATAATCCCGGGTAATACAATAACACTTATGGCCGCTGTCATCGCAATATCCGCTGCTGCCCTTAGTCTTTTCATAGGTAACATCCTGAGGGTACCGGTCTCAGCTAGTCAGTCAGCTGTCGGATCGATCGTAGGGATAGGAATATTCTTCGGTGTACTTGATACAGATCTGCTCTCGCACATAATCGGCTGGTGGGTGGTCACACCTGTACTCGCTTTTGCACTTGCTTTTATTTGTGGCAAGTTCATCCACCCGAAACTTGTGCTCTGGCTCATGGACCACGAGTCCGAAGAAAAGATACGTAGCATCATTGGAAAGCTTCTTACGGCTTCAGGATGTTACGTGGCATACTCCGCTGGTGCCAATAATGCTGCAAGTGCTGTTGGTCCGCTTGTAGGAGCAGGGTTCTTCGACCAGACCACAGGAACTATCATAGGTGGCCTGACACTTGGAGTAGGCGCTCTTATTATAGGTGGAAGGATACTCCAGACGGTGGGTGATGATATCACCGAGCTCTGTATCATCCGTGCGATCTTCATCGAGGTCATAGCAGCTATTATAGTTCATGGTGCATCACATGCAGGCATACCGGTCTCACTGGGACAGATAGTACCTGCAGCCATTATTGGCATAGGATGTGCTAATGAAGGATTCAACACAGTGAAGAACAAGACAGTTAAACGTATATTCCTCATGTGGATCACTTCACCACTTATAGCAGGCCTTATAGCATACATTGCTATGAAGGTCATTTCCTGA
- a CDS encoding DUF7507 domain-containing protein: MRNKLAILFCLVASLVLATSIGAAAPLAAIDIEKATNGYDADAAPGPEIEVGDPITWTYIVTNIGIEPLDNVIVTDDQGVVVSCPLTTLLPGETMQCTGYGTAVVGQYANLGTVEATDPSGFQVSDSDPSHYNGVEDNEIPEFPTITLPAIAVIGLALFFQRRKA; this comes from the coding sequence ATGAGAAACAAATTAGCTATACTATTTTGCCTAGTGGCATCTTTGGTACTGGCAACATCTATTGGAGCCGCTGCACCACTGGCAGCAATAGATATTGAGAAAGCAACCAATGGTTATGATGCTGATGCTGCACCGGGTCCTGAGATAGAAGTTGGTGACCCGATAACATGGACCTATATTGTTACAAATATTGGTATTGAACCTCTGGACAATGTTATTGTTACAGATGATCAGGGTGTTGTTGTAAGTTGTCCATTGACCACACTTCTACCTGGTGAAACCATGCAATGTACAGGCTATGGTACAGCTGTAGTTGGTCAGTATGCAAACTTAGGTACAGTTGAAGCTACGGATCCTTCAGGATTTCAAGTGTCTGATAGTGACCCTAGTCACTATAATGGTGTTGAGGATAATGAGATCCCAGAGTTTCCAACTATCACTTTACCGGCAATTGCAGTTATTGGTCTGGCATTGTTCTTCCAGCGTAGAAAGGCTTAA
- a CDS encoding (Fe-S)-binding protein, translated as MNGTNGEMMQKFELEVSYCIDCKKCWDVCPVNKVTEGNIYTPQGKIESLAKVVAGEELTQEEYDNIYLSSRCGACDDVCPVNIPITDIIQYERQLLAEQGREPAKTTAISNNIIKHNSPGAKDPSKRFDWVTDDLDLAESSEIAYMAGCWVSYSQQEVARATIRLLNHAGIRPMMLKEEKCCGLFLIDSGHFEQAAEHAKKFVDYIESLGVKKVIASCPGCYLVLSHDYPKLYRELNFEVEHSLNIFKDMIDKGILKPQKLDLTVAVRDACPLRETKDVPRSILTSMGVEIKELFDGKQVCCGGPAGLKPNFPDIANDIAMLTVQSYKDKADMLASYCPFCVHHMSGACESKNEEMKIKDVSVLLAESVLGEDFIRKKA; from the coding sequence ATGAATGGAACAAATGGTGAAATGATGCAGAAATTCGAGCTTGAAGTAAGTTATTGTATCGACTGTAAGAAATGTTGGGATGTTTGTCCTGTTAATAAGGTTACAGAAGGCAACATCTACACACCGCAGGGTAAGATCGAGTCTCTGGCAAAGGTAGTTGCAGGTGAAGAACTTACGCAGGAAGAGTACGACAACATCTATCTTTCATCACGCTGCGGTGCATGTGATGATGTGTGTCCGGTGAATATTCCCATAACCGATATTATTCAGTACGAGAGACAACTTCTGGCAGAACAGGGTAGAGAGCCTGCAAAGACCACAGCTATCTCAAATAACATCATCAAGCACAACAGTCCCGGAGCCAAGGATCCCTCAAAGAGATTTGACTGGGTTACTGATGACCTTGACCTTGCCGAAAGTTCCGAGATCGCTTACATGGCAGGCTGTTGGGTATCATATAGTCAGCAAGAGGTTGCCAGAGCCACTATCCGCCTGCTCAATCATGCAGGAATAAGACCCATGATGCTGAAAGAGGAGAAATGCTGCGGACTTTTCCTTATTGATAGTGGCCATTTTGAGCAGGCTGCTGAGCATGCAAAGAAGTTTGTGGATTACATTGAGTCACTGGGAGTGAAGAAGGTTATAGCTTCATGTCCTGGATGCTATCTTGTTCTCAGTCATGATTATCCGAAACTTTACCGTGAACTGAACTTTGAGGTTGAACATTCCCTGAATATCTTTAAGGATATGATCGATAAAGGCATCCTGAAACCGCAGAAACTTGACCTTACTGTTGCTGTGAGGGACGCATGTCCGCTGAGAGAAACAAAGGATGTCCCGCGAAGTATCCTTACAAGCATGGGTGTGGAAATCAAGGAACTCTTTGACGGCAAACAGGTATGCTGTGGAGGACCTGCCGGTCTGAAACCAAACTTCCCGGATATTGCAAATGACATTGCTATGCTGACAGTGCAGAGTTACAAGGATAAGGCTGACATGCTTGCTTCATACTGTCCTTTCTGTGTGCATCACATGTCAGGTGCCTGCGAGTCAAAGAACGAGGAAATGAAAATAAAGGATGTTTCGGTGCTGCTTGCAGAAAGTGTGCTGGGTGAGGATTTTATTAGAAAAAAAGCCTGA
- the cysN gene encoding sulfate adenylyltransferase subunit CysN, with amino-acid sequence MSSDSLIEQNQNIDLLRFATAGSVDDGKSTLIGRLLYDSKSIFEDQLSVIKTFSMAHRNQEIDYSLVTDGLKSEREQGITIDVAYRFFSTPKRRFIIADTPGHEQYTRNMATGASNASLALILIDARNGVVTQTKRHSFISSLLGIRNFVVAVNKMDLVDYSEEVFENIVSEFNSFADKLSEESIYYIPISALKGDNVIDRSENMPWYKGSTLLDYLENVNVSGGRNLNDLRFPVQYVNWGGGDDFRGYCGTIASGVVHKGDKVRVLPSGKTSTVSRIVTFDGDLDYAFAPMAVTICLEDDIDISRGDTIAKVDDLPVITGSLEANVVWMDSAPMEIGKDYLIKHTTSTVKGSFEEVMHEFDPDDISMRSSEVLNLNGIGKVKLELKSPIFADIYSENRSTGSFIVIDPHTNQTAAAGMITRCKQVSPDKACKSVKARVITYPADKKEEAKASYDRLSMHGTHCIYVDDDLLQATICKGVPVDSDQYSEAINGLCEIATRSGVSVVVCSDYLKD; translated from the coding sequence TTGAGTTCCGACTCTCTCATCGAACAGAACCAGAATATCGACCTCTTACGCTTTGCCACTGCAGGTAGCGTGGATGACGGTAAGTCAACCCTCATAGGCCGATTGCTCTATGATTCAAAATCCATATTCGAGGACCAGTTGAGTGTGATAAAGACATTCTCGATGGCCCACAGGAACCAGGAGATAGATTATTCTCTTGTGACCGATGGTCTGAAGTCTGAAAGGGAACAGGGTATCACTATCGATGTAGCTTACAGGTTCTTCTCGACCCCAAAAAGGCGCTTCATCATTGCCGATACTCCCGGACATGAGCAATATACAAGGAACATGGCCACAGGTGCATCCAATGCATCCCTTGCACTGATCCTTATTGATGCCAGGAACGGGGTTGTCACGCAGACAAAGAGGCATTCGTTCATATCATCCCTTCTGGGTATCCGCAATTTCGTTGTGGCTGTCAATAAGATGGACCTTGTTGACTATTCGGAAGAGGTGTTCGAGAATATCGTAAGTGAGTTCAATTCATTTGCCGACAAGTTATCTGAAGAATCGATCTACTACATACCCATAAGCGCCCTTAAAGGTGACAATGTCATTGACAGGAGCGAGAACATGCCCTGGTATAAGGGTTCAACGCTTCTTGATTACCTTGAGAATGTAAATGTCTCTGGCGGGCGTAACCTGAATGACCTCAGGTTCCCTGTCCAGTATGTCAACTGGGGCGGAGGCGATGATTTCCGTGGTTATTGTGGTACTATAGCTTCAGGTGTTGTCCATAAGGGCGATAAGGTAAGAGTGCTCCCTTCAGGAAAGACGAGCACGGTCTCAAGGATCGTCACTTTTGACGGGGACCTTGATTATGCCTTTGCTCCCATGGCAGTGACTATCTGTCTTGAGGATGACATTGATATAAGCCGTGGCGATACGATAGCCAAAGTGGATGACCTTCCTGTGATCACCGGAAGCCTTGAGGCCAATGTGGTCTGGATGGACAGTGCCCCAATGGAGATAGGTAAGGATTATCTTATCAAGCATACCACAAGCACGGTGAAAGGAAGTTTCGAGGAAGTGATGCATGAGTTCGATCCTGATGACATTAGTATGAGGTCATCGGAGGTACTGAACCTGAATGGTATCGGAAAGGTAAAGCTTGAATTGAAAAGTCCTATATTTGCTGATATCTATTCCGAGAACAGGTCCACGGGTTCGTTCATAGTCATCGACCCGCATACCAACCAGACGGCTGCTGCCGGTATGATCACCAGATGCAAACAGGTCTCTCCTGATAAGGCATGCAAATCTGTAAAGGCCAGGGTCATCACATATCCTGCTGACAAAAAAGAGGAGGCAAAGGCCAGTTATGACCGTCTCTCGATGCACGGAACTCATTGCATCTATGTGGATGATGACCTTTTACAGGCAACTATCTGTAAAGGAGTGCCTGTCGACAGTGACCAGTATTCCGAAGCTATCAATGGTCTCTGTGAGATCGCTACAAGATCAGGTGTATCCGTGGTCGTGTGCTCGGACTATCTGAAAGATTGA
- a CDS encoding phosphoadenylyl-sulfate reductase, which yields MTEKHADLKKEIGQLAESYKASSPQEILEYAINRFGTGITIAFSGAEDVVLIDMATKIVPEVSVFSLDTGRLHPETYRFFDVVRNHYNIPLEIFFANREKTEELVLKKGMFSFYTDGHGECCAVRKVDPLRRSLSTRSAWITGQRKDQSPNTRAEIPVVEVDPVFGDGQLIKFNPLANWTSKQVWDYIRENNVPYNELHEKGYVSIGCEPCTRPVLPGQHEREGRWWWEEATKKECGLHLGNIKPQV from the coding sequence ATGACTGAAAAACATGCGGATCTAAAAAAAGAGATAGGCCAATTAGCTGAAAGCTATAAGGCCAGTTCTCCACAGGAGATCCTTGAGTACGCCATCAACAGATTTGGAACCGGTATAACAATTGCATTTAGCGGTGCCGAGGACGTTGTACTCATTGATATGGCAACAAAGATAGTTCCGGAGGTAAGTGTATTCTCCCTGGATACAGGTCGTCTTCACCCTGAAACCTACCGGTTTTTCGATGTTGTGCGAAATCATTACAATATTCCGCTAGAGATCTTCTTCGCAAACAGGGAGAAGACCGAGGAATTAGTACTGAAAAAAGGTATGTTCTCCTTCTACACAGACGGACATGGTGAGTGTTGTGCTGTCAGGAAGGTCGATCCTCTCAGGCGTTCACTGAGCACAAGGTCTGCATGGATAACAGGACAGCGAAAGGACCAGAGCCCAAATACTCGTGCTGAAATTCCTGTTGTAGAAGTGGACCCGGTATTCGGGGACGGACAGCTTATAAAATTCAATCCTCTTGCAAACTGGACATCAAAACAGGTATGGGATTATATCCGGGAAAACAATGTCCCTTATAATGAGCTTCATGAAAAAGGATACGTCAGTATCGGCTGCGAACCGTGTACCAGACCGGTCCTGCCGGGACAGCATGAACGCGAAGGTCGCTGGTGGTGGGAAGAGGCCACAAAGAAAGAATGCGGTCTGCATTTAGGAAACATAAAACCCCAGGTCTGA
- a CDS encoding sodium:solute symporter family protein — MINQILLVLYVIGILLLSIKLKQGTFSGFVISDRNITHPAVIGIAYMAAYFSAASFLGGGGYGLVAGLPWVIWAVFFHVAFACIAFLVAPRIWAASQKYDAKTVPQLLERRYNSQKGKVLLAAIMLLMYTVYLVAIFKGCANLFQGLLGVTYVQGLIIAVIIVALYYVIGGLPAILWISFLQGLIMLVGAVFLYGGLISSGGGADIWSSIPADILNMGGAMVPWQKTFGTAFAISLGLLALPDLLIMLFSAKDKRVVRFAGIYGPISITIYALCIFSLGILAYGAFSQEQLAPYIANPDGLVPFLATSLLPTGFDSIVLLAAISAAMSTMSAIVLVTTTSLTSDILKYFKPETTDDKILKITRIVGVVIIIVSAFFAIDVPQLIVPLVSVSMGVIACCVFVPLFFGLYWKRGTSTGFIASLVASFGSIVLWQLFGNPLIHPVFIGLICGIVAYLGGSLASPAPATDN, encoded by the coding sequence ATGATTAACCAAATACTTCTTGTTTTGTATGTAATAGGTATTCTGCTGTTATCAATTAAACTCAAGCAGGGAACTTTTTCAGGATTTGTGATATCTGACCGTAACATCACACATCCCGCGGTTATCGGTATTGCATATATGGCAGCATATTTCAGTGCGGCCTCATTCCTCGGTGGCGGCGGGTACGGACTTGTTGCAGGACTACCATGGGTAATATGGGCAGTGTTCTTCCACGTCGCATTTGCATGTATAGCTTTTCTGGTTGCACCTAGAATATGGGCAGCTTCACAGAAATACGATGCAAAAACAGTACCACAACTTCTGGAACGCCGCTACAATTCACAAAAAGGAAAGGTACTCCTTGCAGCAATAATGCTCTTGATGTATACCGTTTACTTGGTTGCGATCTTTAAAGGATGCGCAAATCTTTTCCAGGGACTTCTCGGAGTAACCTATGTCCAGGGTCTTATAATAGCTGTGATAATTGTTGCTCTTTACTACGTGATAGGTGGACTGCCAGCCATTCTCTGGATCAGTTTCCTCCAGGGACTTATCATGCTCGTTGGTGCCGTATTCCTTTACGGCGGACTTATATCAAGCGGTGGCGGTGCTGATATCTGGAGCAGTATCCCGGCAGACATACTGAATATGGGTGGTGCTATGGTTCCGTGGCAAAAGACATTTGGAACTGCCTTTGCAATAAGTCTCGGGCTGCTGGCACTTCCTGACCTGCTTATCATGCTGTTCTCAGCGAAGGATAAGAGAGTCGTGCGCTTTGCAGGAATATATGGACCAATTTCCATCACAATATACGCTCTTTGTATCTTCTCACTGGGAATTCTGGCATACGGAGCTTTCAGTCAGGAACAACTTGCACCTTATATCGCAAACCCTGACGGACTTGTGCCATTCCTTGCAACTTCACTGCTTCCTACAGGATTTGACAGCATTGTGCTGCTTGCAGCTATCTCAGCCGCAATGTCTACAATGAGTGCAATTGTACTTGTCACAACAACATCCCTTACCTCAGATATACTGAAATACTTCAAACCTGAAACAACAGACGATAAGATACTCAAGATAACAAGAATAGTCGGAGTTGTGATCATCATTGTCTCTGCTTTCTTCGCAATAGATGTACCACAACTCATCGTGCCTCTGGTTTCCGTAAGTATGGGAGTTATCGCATGCTGTGTCTTCGTACCCCTTTTCTTCGGACTATACTGGAAACGTGGTACATCAACAGGATTCATTGCAAGCCTCGTTGCAAGTTTCGGTTCAATTGTCCTGTGGCAGCTCTTTGGTAACCCGCTTATCCATCCGGTTTTCATCGGACTGATATGCGGAATCGTGGCTTATCTTGGTGGCAGTCTTGCAAGTCCTGCACCTGCAACAGACAATTAA
- the cysD gene encoding sulfate adenylyltransferase subunit CysD, with product MTTAEESYRLSNLKTLEAESINIIREVAAEFDNPVMLYSVGKDSSVMTHLAIKAFYPKKVPFPLLHIDTGYKFPEMYDFRDQYTKKHNLDLRVHRNEEALKRGVNPLTVGTVKCCADLKTKALLDALKEGGYDAAFGGARRDEEKSRAKERIYSFRDKHGQWNPKNQKPELWNLFNSKIDPGESIRVFPLSNWTELDIWTYIYHENIDIVPLYFAKERPVIEKNGQLIPVYTDEHEGEIKDVMCRFRTLGCHYCTGAVRSDADTLPKIIEEMMVSRHSERITRVIDHDQDSSMEQKKKEGYF from the coding sequence ATGACTACTGCGGAAGAATCATACAGGCTTTCGAACCTCAAAACACTTGAAGCTGAAAGCATAAACATTATCAGGGAAGTTGCTGCTGAATTTGATAACCCTGTGATGCTATATTCGGTAGGCAAGGATTCATCGGTAATGACCCATCTTGCTATTAAGGCCTTCTATCCGAAAAAAGTACCTTTCCCGCTGTTGCATATCGATACCGGGTACAAGTTCCCTGAAATGTACGATTTCAGGGACCAGTATACAAAGAAACATAACCTTGACCTTAGGGTTCACAGGAACGAGGAGGCCCTTAAAAGAGGGGTTAATCCTCTCACAGTTGGTACTGTAAAATGCTGTGCTGACCTGAAAACAAAAGCGCTTCTTGATGCACTTAAGGAAGGTGGCTACGATGCAGCTTTTGGTGGTGCACGCAGAGATGAAGAAAAATCAAGGGCAAAGGAGCGTATCTACTCTTTCAGGGATAAACATGGACAGTGGAATCCAAAGAACCAGAAACCAGAACTCTGGAACCTCTTCAACTCTAAGATAGACCCTGGAGAATCCATAAGGGTTTTCCCGCTATCCAACTGGACAGAGCTTGATATCTGGACCTATATCTATCATGAGAATATCGATATCGTTCCTCTCTACTTTGCAAAGGAAAGACCTGTCATTGAGAAGAATGGCCAGTTGATACCTGTCTATACGGACGAGCACGAGGGAGAGATAAAAGATGTTATGTGCCGTTTCAGGACACTTGGGTGCCATTATTGTACAGGTGCTGTAAGGTCAGATGCGGACACTCTGCCGAAGATCATCGAGGAGATGATGGTTTCCCGTCATTCCGAGCGTATCACGAGGGTGATCGACCACGACCAGGATAGTTCCATGGAACAAAAGAAGAAGGAGGGATACTTTTGA
- a CDS encoding PKD domain-containing protein, whose product MGTSAAIAPINYPPVADANGPYEGCVGSTITLDATGSYDPDGYPLTYEWDLDNDGEYDDATGMYAYYTWNSVGTYDVGLRVTDNSGACDIYVARVIINNCGIPEFPAIALPVVAILGLALFFQRRKD is encoded by the coding sequence GTGGGGACTTCAGCAGCAATAGCTCCAATAAACTACCCGCCAGTAGCAGATGCAAATGGACCATATGAAGGTTGCGTAGGTTCAACCATAACCCTCGATGCCACTGGTTCCTATGATCCAGATGGATATCCTTTAACATATGAGTGGGATCTCGACAACGACGGGGAGTATGACGATGCTACGGGTATGTATGCCTACTATACATGGAATAGTGTCGGCACATATGATGTAGGTCTCAGGGTTACCGATAACAGTGGAGCCTGTGACATTTACGTCGCCCGTGTAATAATCAATAACTGTGGAATTCCAGAATTCCCAGCCATTGCTCTCCCAGTAGTTGCAATTCTTGGACTGGCATTGTTCTTTCAGCGTAGAAAAGACTAA
- a CDS encoding 4Fe-4S binding protein yields the protein MGEKTINYDRLKQGGFLHQKQHDEDLFSIRLRIVGGQLSAEQLRALADASEKYGKGEVHITARQGLEISYIPFEDADALLDELEERGVRQGTCGPRVRGIVACQGNRICPRGLIDSEDIAKKIDDKYFAMELPGKFKFGVTGCPSSCMKAQENDFGVMGGLEPEWVEDKCTYCKLCQTACPADAIRVEGKTLDYDREKCILCGQCRLICPKDAWAVSKEGYTIYVGGKVGRYPRFGVKLTELVDEDTLFRVIERSIEFFKKEATPGERFGDTIQRIGFEKFRTFVLE from the coding sequence ATGGGTGAAAAGACAATCAACTATGACAGGCTGAAACAGGGCGGTTTCCTTCACCAGAAGCAGCATGATGAAGACCTCTTCTCCATCAGGCTTCGGATCGTGGGCGGCCAGCTAAGCGCTGAGCAGCTTCGTGCACTTGCCGATGCTTCAGAAAAGTATGGAAAAGGCGAAGTACACATAACCGCACGTCAGGGACTTGAGATATCCTATATCCCATTTGAGGATGCAGATGCTCTCCTTGACGAACTTGAGGAAAGGGGTGTCCGTCAGGGTACCTGCGGTCCAAGGGTCCGAGGTATAGTTGCATGTCAGGGTAATCGTATCTGCCCAAGAGGACTTATCGATTCAGAGGACATTGCAAAGAAGATAGATGACAAATATTTTGCCATGGAGCTTCCGGGCAAGTTCAAGTTCGGTGTAACCGGCTGTCCTTCTTCATGTATGAAAGCACAGGAAAATGATTTCGGTGTAATGGGAGGACTTGAGCCTGAATGGGTAGAGGATAAATGTACCTATTGTAAGCTCTGTCAGACCGCATGTCCTGCCGATGCTATCCGTGTTGAGGGTAAGACCCTGGATTATGACAGGGAAAAATGTATCCTGTGTGGCCAGTGCCGTCTGATATGTCCGAAGGATGCATGGGCAGTATCAAAAGAAGGATATACAATCTATGTCGGCGGCAAGGTCGGCAGATATCCGAGATTTGGTGTCAAACTTACAGAACTTGTAGATGAAGATACACTCTTCAGGGTAATCGAAAGGTCTATCGAGTTCTTTAAAAAGGAAGCAACCCCCGGGGAGCGTTTCGGAGATACCATACAGCGTATTGGTTTTGAAAAGTTCAGGACCTTTGTGCTTGAATGA